One window from the genome of Microcebus murinus isolate Inina chromosome X, M.murinus_Inina_mat1.0, whole genome shotgun sequence encodes:
- the CLCN5 gene encoding H(+)/Cl(-) exchange transporter 5 isoform X3 — MAMWQGAMDNRGFQQGSFSSFRSSSSDEDLMDVPGTAMDFSMRDDVPPLDREVEGIITSDDNLSFKNYFKFMDSKIHLFWPTVLSFQICLDFYNYHHCDRIQNSSTP; from the coding sequence GAGCCATGGATAACAGAGGCTTTCAGCAGGGGAGTTTTAGTAGCTTTCGGAGCAGCTCCAGTGATGAGGACTTGATGGACGTTCCAGGGACAGCTATGGATTTCTCCATGAGAGATGATGTTCCTCCCTTAGACCGAGAAGTAGAAGGTATCATTACTAGTGatgataatttatcttttaaaaattattttaaatttatggacagtaaaattcatttattctggCCCACAGTCCTGAGTTTTCAGATATGCCTAGATTTTTATAACTACCACCACTGTGACAGGATACAGAACAGTTCAACCCCGTAA